Proteins from a single region of Candidatus Omnitrophota bacterium:
- a CDS encoding DUF4838 domain-containing protein has protein sequence MAKSYSLGILLLILTVSAAYSAVPTYDNEPSSQFFQKWLLCGPFPNPEKAYDKQDRTQSGFYIDYLKAHGGETHPKIQIGQVEKFGDHSASWIEYKSESNLVYLDQPISRDAFVLAYAYCEIQSPEEKPCFLALGSNDGIRVWLNGEEILDLPARRGLHADDNVIPIVLHQGRNTLLLKIAETENLWGFCCRLLPFDMNQLKADRNLFRILTHKNGEAALEYTGSQPLAEKIFKKVDLEAYPITGADRPIWKQTWPGTKETPIGVDASIYRDYILRIVISLADDSQNILNLPFSVGRRIDYSLFQKGKTDYAIIVGENASDSEQWAAKELQHWLKEISGAEFPLRNDSENPTPNEIVLGWNHHSQALLADQGAAEPERLDETYSYRNIGSTIFIWGGKERGTMYGVMSFLENEFGCRWYTPSVSVIPERESYSFYNLNRTESPGLRVRNDFYFEAFDPIWAARNKVNGAMNYREQPGGLECYWSVHTFFPLVPPSEFFESHPEYYSLIDGQRVHQHAQLCLTNPDVLRIMTERILNVIRKNPQYLIYSVSQNDWAGPCQCDQCQAIAKREESESGPVLWFVNQVAEAVEKEFPDKYIGTLAYQYTRKPCKTIRPRQNVVIRLCSIECCFAHDFTHCPENESFVKDIEGWSAIAPNLYIWDYVVNFSHYVMPYPNFRALQPSLQFFRDHHAIGVMEQAAYQSRGGEFAELRAYLISKLLWNPDCDVQQIIDDFMYGYYGRSGQYVRQYFDLLHNRLTPDTHIHLGLQPDDPLFSDEFIKQAEAIFDQAEIVADSDAIRKRVEMARLPIMYLKCKRDPQKAVIDRTYQRYTEIAQREGVTHYAESGQPHREAFHNAMDAIENQ, from the coding sequence ATGGCAAAATCTTATTCGTTAGGCATCCTCCTTTTAATCTTGACCGTAAGCGCCGCTTATTCCGCAGTCCCGACATACGATAACGAACCGTCATCGCAATTTTTCCAGAAATGGCTCTTATGCGGCCCCTTCCCCAATCCAGAAAAAGCTTACGACAAACAGGATCGAACGCAATCCGGTTTTTATATCGATTACTTGAAAGCGCATGGCGGAGAAACGCATCCCAAAATCCAAATCGGCCAAGTGGAGAAATTCGGGGATCATTCCGCTTCCTGGATCGAATACAAATCGGAAAGCAACCTGGTTTATTTAGATCAACCCATTTCCAGAGACGCCTTCGTGCTAGCCTATGCGTACTGCGAAATACAGTCGCCGGAAGAAAAGCCCTGCTTTTTAGCGCTGGGAAGCAACGATGGCATAAGAGTCTGGTTGAACGGCGAAGAGATTTTAGACCTTCCCGCCCGGCGCGGACTTCACGCGGACGACAATGTAATTCCAATTGTCCTTCATCAAGGGCGGAATACCTTATTGTTGAAAATCGCCGAGACCGAAAATCTTTGGGGATTTTGTTGCCGATTGCTGCCATTCGACATGAATCAATTGAAGGCGGATAGAAATTTGTTCCGCATCCTCACCCATAAAAACGGCGAAGCCGCGCTGGAATATACCGGCTCCCAACCGCTAGCGGAAAAGATATTCAAAAAAGTGGATTTGGAAGCCTATCCCATAACTGGCGCCGATCGTCCTATTTGGAAACAAACCTGGCCGGGGACGAAAGAAACGCCCATCGGCGTCGACGCCTCCATTTATCGCGATTATATTCTGCGAATCGTCATCTCCTTGGCGGACGATTCGCAAAATATCCTCAATTTGCCCTTCTCGGTTGGACGCCGCATTGACTACAGTCTTTTCCAAAAAGGAAAAACAGACTACGCCATTATCGTCGGCGAAAACGCCTCCGATTCGGAGCAATGGGCCGCTAAAGAATTGCAGCATTGGCTTAAAGAAATCAGCGGCGCCGAGTTCCCTCTTCGCAACGATTCGGAAAATCCAACGCCGAACGAAATCGTCTTGGGATGGAACCATCATAGCCAGGCCTTACTTGCCGATCAGGGAGCCGCCGAGCCGGAGCGTCTCGACGAAACTTACTCCTACCGCAATATCGGGTCGACGATCTTCATTTGGGGCGGCAAGGAACGCGGAACCATGTACGGCGTCATGAGCTTTCTCGAAAACGAATTCGGCTGCCGCTGGTACACTCCCTCCGTCAGCGTCATACCCGAAAGAGAATCGTATTCTTTTTATAATTTAAATCGTACCGAATCGCCGGGACTGCGCGTGCGCAACGATTTTTATTTCGAAGCCTTCGATCCCATCTGGGCGGCGCGCAACAAAGTCAACGGCGCCATGAATTACCGGGAGCAGCCGGGCGGCTTGGAATGCTACTGGTCTGTGCATACGTTTTTCCCCCTCGTTCCGCCGAGCGAGTTTTTCGAAAGCCATCCTGAATATTACAGCCTGATCGACGGCCAACGCGTCCACCAACACGCGCAACTTTGCTTGACGAATCCAGACGTACTGCGCATCATGACAGAACGCATCTTGAACGTCATACGTAAAAATCCCCAATATTTAATCTACTCCGTATCGCAAAACGACTGGGCGGGACCTTGCCAATGCGATCAATGCCAAGCCATCGCTAAGCGGGAAGAGAGCGAATCCGGCCCCGTTCTCTGGTTCGTCAATCAGGTGGCGGAAGCCGTAGAGAAGGAATTTCCCGACAAATACATCGGTACGCTGGCCTATCAATACACGCGCAAACCCTGCAAAACCATCCGCCCCCGCCAAAACGTCGTGATCCGGCTTTGCAGCATCGAATGCTGCTTCGCGCACGATTTCACGCACTGTCCTGAAAACGAGTCCTTCGTGAAGGACATCGAAGGATGGTCCGCCATCGCTCCCAATCTCTATATCTGGGATTACGTCGTCAATTTTTCCCATTACGTCATGCCCTATCCCAATTTCCGCGCTCTCCAGCCCAGTCTGCAATTTTTCCGCGATCATCACGCCATCGGCGTTATGGAGCAAGCCGCCTATCAAAGCCGCGGCGGCGAATTTGCGGAGTTGCGCGCTTACCTCATCTCCAAACTGTTATGGAATCCCGACTGCGACGTTCAACAAATCATCGACGATTTCATGTACGGCTATTATGGACGCAGCGGCCAATACGTTCGCCAATATTTCGATCTTTTGCATAACCGCCTCACGCCGGATACGCATATTCATTTGGGATTGCAGCCGGACGATCCCCTATTCTCCGATGAATTTATCAAGCAGGCGGAAGCGATATTCGACCAGGCTGAGATTGTGGCGGATTCGGACGCCATCCGCAAAAGGGTGGAAATGGCGCGTTTGCCCATCATGTATCTGAAATGCAAGCGCGACCCGCAAAAGGCCGTTATCGATCGCACGTACCAACGGTATACGGAAATCGCCCAGCGCGAAGGCGTCACGCACTACGCCGAAAGCGGACAGCCGCACAGGGAAGCGTTCCATAATGCAATGGATGCCATCGAAAATCAGTAA
- a CDS encoding TetR/AcrR family transcriptional regulator: protein MNSKKPRNAKDRILDCAEELVVEIGAGNLTLDAIAERAQISKGGLLYNFPTKESLLKAIVSRLIERFDKLHEQVRNQIPEGPGRDLKAYVHARLEMSGAMNQFQINQNVCASLLAVFANDPKLVAPIREVFKKRLDTIEKSTSSFEKAAIIAFAAEGLAFLELIQFSPLDKKKRKRFVKALMDWIEEE, encoded by the coding sequence TTGAATAGCAAAAAACCGAGAAATGCCAAAGACAGAATTTTAGATTGCGCCGAAGAGTTGGTCGTGGAAATTGGCGCCGGCAACCTGACTTTGGACGCCATCGCCGAACGCGCGCAAATCAGCAAAGGCGGTCTTTTATACAACTTCCCTACAAAGGAATCCCTGCTAAAAGCCATCGTCTCCCGTCTCATAGAACGATTCGATAAATTGCACGAACAAGTTCGGAATCAAATCCCGGAGGGGCCGGGAAGGGATTTGAAAGCCTATGTCCATGCTCGATTGGAAATGAGCGGAGCCATGAACCAATTTCAAATCAATCAAAATGTTTGCGCCTCCCTCTTGGCGGTCTTCGCCAATGACCCTAAATTGGTCGCTCCCATACGCGAAGTTTTCAAAAAAAGATTGGATACGATCGAAAAATCCACTTCCAGTTTCGAGAAAGCGGCTATTATCGCCTTCGCCGCGGAAGGATTGGCGTTTCTCGAATTGATTCAATTCTCCCCCCTTGATAAAAAGAAAAGAAAACGCTTCGTGAAAGCGCTCATGGATTGGATCGAAGAGGAGTGA
- a CDS encoding efflux RND transporter periplasmic adaptor subunit — MSLSLIKLPLLVLFLFGWMAPSPLWAAESAPSPNGSTPPPEASYIVTEATTVPLVYEFVGITAPSKIVEIRARIRGFLDSRLFKEGAAVKEGELLFKIESESFEADVEVAAARVEQATARLRLAEREWERVKKLRVTGNSTPSDFDKAQMENDDARASLRLANADLAKAKLVLSYTKIHAPLNGSIGKSYKEPGSLVDDGQNSLLAEITQTDPIYVSFKMSEREYLTWRQDVLAKRISIPDGGQMRFRIVLQDGAIFGQEGKLNFEDPVFHPETGTSEYRAEFPNPDAALKPGQFVTCRMEGWTRPHTIAVPQRAVNQIPSGAFVLVVNEKNVAEFRKVALGAWSGKDWIIAEGLEPGEKVIVDGMKAQPGMVVHPVPYREYSKPAAAPQG, encoded by the coding sequence ATGTCTCTCTCTTTGATAAAACTGCCACTGCTCGTTCTTTTTCTCTTCGGTTGGATGGCGCCTTCGCCGTTATGGGCGGCGGAATCCGCGCCTTCCCCGAATGGATCCACTCCTCCTCCGGAAGCGTCCTATATCGTTACGGAAGCGACGACGGTTCCGCTTGTCTATGAATTCGTCGGCATCACGGCGCCGTCCAAGATCGTTGAAATCCGGGCGCGCATCCGGGGTTTTTTGGATTCGCGACTTTTCAAAGAGGGCGCGGCCGTTAAAGAAGGAGAACTCCTTTTCAAGATCGAATCGGAATCGTTCGAAGCGGATGTGGAGGTCGCCGCCGCACGCGTCGAGCAGGCGACAGCTCGTCTACGCCTGGCGGAGCGCGAATGGGAGCGGGTGAAGAAATTGCGGGTGACGGGAAACTCTACGCCCAGCGACTTCGACAAGGCGCAAATGGAAAACGACGACGCCCGCGCTTCGCTGCGATTGGCCAATGCGGATCTTGCTAAGGCGAAGCTCGTGCTCAGTTATACGAAGATACACGCTCCCTTGAACGGAAGCATCGGAAAGTCGTACAAGGAACCGGGGAGTTTGGTGGACGACGGGCAAAACAGCTTGTTGGCCGAGATAACCCAAACCGATCCGATCTACGTCAGTTTCAAAATGAGCGAGCGCGAGTATTTAACTTGGAGGCAGGATGTATTGGCGAAGCGGATTTCGATTCCGGATGGCGGCCAAATGCGGTTTCGAATCGTTTTGCAAGATGGAGCGATATTCGGCCAGGAAGGGAAATTGAACTTTGAAGATCCCGTTTTTCATCCGGAAACGGGAACGTCGGAATACCGGGCGGAGTTTCCCAATCCCGACGCCGCTCTCAAGCCGGGACAGTTCGTAACATGCCGCATGGAAGGATGGACGCGGCCCCATACCATCGCCGTTCCCCAGCGGGCCGTCAACCAGATTCCCTCCGGCGCTTTTGTATTGGTCGTAAACGAAAAGAATGTTGCGGAATTCCGAAAAGTTGCGCTGGGGGCGTGGAGCGGCAAGGACTGGATCATTGCGGAGGGCTTGGAGCCGGG